A single genomic interval of Ramlibacter sp. harbors:
- the polA gene encoding DNA polymerase I has protein sequence MSDTASRTLLLVDGSSYLYRAFHAMPDLRAVPGDPTSPATGAIRGMINMMQKLRKDVRADYAACVFDAKGPTFRDALYPEYKANRSPMPDDLRSQIPPIHEVVKLLGWKVLDVPGVEADDVIGTLAHVAAQQGIEVIISSGDKDLSQLVNEHITVIDTMNDRRRDIAGVQAEFGVPPSLMLDYQTLVGDAVDNVPGVPKVGPKTAVKWLLEYGSLDALVARADEIKGVAGQNLRDALGWLPRGRELLTIKTDCDLAGHVAGLPALDAISIGGQDSEALMAFSERYGFKGLVKTLLAHEVPPEQIEAHKHSGAGSAPGLFDEPLPTSASPASNLKYDTILSWELLDTWLARLQAAGLAAVDTETTSLDEMRAEIVGISFSVTPGEAAYIPLRHAGPDAPQQLPFDEVLARLKPWLEDGSKKKLGQHIKYDRHVFANHGIEVRGYAHDTMLQSYVLEVHKPHGLASLAERHLGRSGISYEDLCGKGAHQIPFSQVDVAKAAEYSCEDSDQTLDVHRALWPQLQKDEKLRYVYELEMHSSETLYRIERNGVLIDAPTLAAQSHELGQRILALETEAHELAGQPFNLGSPKQIGEIFFTKLGLPVVKKTPSGAPSTDEEVLEKLAEDYPLPAKILEHRGLSKLKGTYTDKLGQLANPRTGRVHTHYAQAVAVTGRLSSNDPNLQNIPIRTPEGRRVREAFVAPAGSVIASADYSQIELRIMAHISGDEALVKAFHEGMDVHRATAAEVFGVPPDQVSSEQRRYAKVINFGLIYGMSAFGLARNLGIDNTAAKNYIERYFQRFAGVKTYMDETRLSAKSKGYVETVFGRRLYLPEINSPNGPRRGGAERAAINAPMQGTAADLIKLSMNKVQQVLDDEKRGTRMIMQVHDELVFEVPDAEVDWLKTEIPRLMAGVAELKVPLLAEVGVGPNWEKAH, from the coding sequence ATGTCAGACACCGCCTCCCGCACGCTGCTCCTGGTCGACGGTTCCAGCTACCTGTACCGCGCCTTCCACGCCATGCCCGACCTGCGCGCGGTGCCGGGGGACCCCACGAGCCCGGCCACCGGTGCCATCCGCGGCATGATCAACATGATGCAGAAGCTGCGCAAGGACGTGCGGGCCGACTACGCGGCCTGCGTGTTCGACGCCAAGGGCCCGACCTTCCGCGACGCGCTGTACCCCGAGTACAAGGCCAACCGCTCGCCCATGCCCGACGACCTGCGCAGCCAGATCCCGCCCATCCACGAGGTGGTGAAGCTGCTGGGCTGGAAGGTGCTGGACGTGCCCGGCGTGGAGGCCGACGACGTGATCGGCACGCTGGCCCATGTGGCGGCGCAACAGGGCATCGAGGTCATCATCTCCAGCGGCGACAAGGACCTGAGCCAGCTGGTCAACGAACACATCACGGTGATCGACACCATGAACGACCGGCGCCGCGACATCGCCGGCGTGCAGGCCGAGTTCGGCGTGCCGCCCAGCCTGATGCTGGACTACCAGACCCTGGTGGGCGATGCGGTGGACAACGTGCCGGGCGTGCCCAAGGTCGGCCCCAAGACGGCGGTGAAGTGGCTGCTCGAATATGGCTCGCTCGACGCGCTGGTGGCGCGCGCCGACGAGATCAAGGGCGTGGCGGGCCAGAACCTGCGCGACGCGCTGGGCTGGTTGCCCAGGGGCCGCGAGCTGCTCACGATCAAGACCGACTGCGACCTGGCCGGGCACGTGGCGGGCCTGCCGGCGCTGGACGCGATCTCGATTGGCGGGCAGGACAGCGAGGCCCTCATGGCCTTCAGCGAGCGTTATGGCTTCAAGGGCCTGGTCAAGACGCTGCTGGCCCACGAGGTGCCGCCCGAGCAGATCGAAGCGCACAAGCACAGTGGCGCGGGCAGCGCGCCCGGCCTGTTCGACGAGCCGCTGCCCACCAGCGCCTCGCCCGCCAGCAACCTGAAGTACGACACCATCCTGAGCTGGGAGCTGCTGGACACCTGGCTGGCGCGCCTGCAGGCCGCCGGGCTGGCGGCCGTGGACACCGAAACCACCTCGCTGGACGAAATGCGCGCCGAGATCGTGGGCATCAGCTTCAGCGTGACCCCGGGCGAGGCGGCCTACATTCCGCTGCGCCACGCAGGCCCGGACGCGCCGCAGCAACTGCCGTTCGACGAGGTGCTGGCCAGGCTCAAGCCCTGGCTGGAAGACGGCAGCAAGAAAAAGCTGGGCCAGCACATCAAGTACGACCGCCATGTGTTCGCCAACCATGGCATCGAGGTGCGGGGCTACGCCCACGACACCATGCTGCAAAGCTATGTGCTCGAGGTCCACAAGCCGCACGGCCTGGCCAGCCTGGCCGAGCGCCACCTGGGGCGCAGCGGCATCAGCTATGAAGACCTGTGCGGCAAGGGCGCGCACCAGATCCCGTTCAGCCAGGTCGATGTGGCCAAGGCGGCCGAATACTCGTGCGAAGACTCCGACCAGACACTGGACGTGCATCGGGCCCTGTGGCCGCAGCTGCAGAAGGACGAGAAGCTGCGCTATGTCTACGAGCTGGAGATGCACAGCAGCGAGACGCTGTACCGCATCGAACGCAACGGCGTGCTGATCGACGCGCCCACGCTGGCCGCGCAAAGCCATGAACTGGGCCAGCGCATCCTGGCGCTGGAGACCGAGGCGCACGAGCTGGCCGGCCAGCCCTTCAACCTGGGCAGCCCCAAGCAGATCGGCGAGATTTTCTTCACCAAGCTGGGCCTGCCCGTGGTCAAGAAAACCCCGAGCGGCGCGCCCAGCACCGACGAGGAAGTGCTGGAGAAGCTGGCCGAGGACTACCCGCTGCCCGCCAAGATCCTGGAGCACCGCGGCCTGTCCAAGCTCAAGGGCACCTACACCGACAAGCTGGGCCAGCTGGCCAACCCGCGCACCGGGCGCGTGCACACGCACTACGCGCAGGCCGTGGCCGTGACGGGCCGGCTGTCCAGCAACGACCCCAACCTGCAGAACATCCCGATCCGCACGCCCGAAGGCCGGCGCGTGCGCGAGGCCTTTGTGGCGCCAGCGGGCAGCGTGATTGCCAGCGCCGACTACAGCCAGATCGAACTGCGCATCATGGCCCATATCAGCGGCGACGAGGCGCTGGTCAAGGCGTTCCATGAGGGTATGGACGTGCACCGCGCCACGGCCGCCGAGGTGTTTGGCGTGCCGCCCGACCAGGTCAGCAGCGAGCAGCGGCGCTATGCCAAGGTGATCAACTTCGGCCTCATCTACGGCATGAGCGCTTTCGGGCTGGCGCGCAACCTGGGCATCGACAACACGGCGGCCAAGAACTACATCGAGCGCTACTTCCAGCGCTTTGCCGGCGTCAAGACCTACATGGACGAGACCCGCCTGTCGGCCAAGAGCAAGGGCTACGTGGAGACGGTGTTTGGCCGTCGCCTGTACCTGCCCGAGATCAACTCACCCAACGGCCCGCGCCGAGGCGGTGCCGAGCGCGCCGCCATCAACGCGCCCATGCAGGGCACGGCCGCCGACCTGATCAAGCTCAGCATGAACAAGGTGCAGCAGGTGCTGGACGACGAGAAGCGCGGGACCCGGATGATCATGCAGGTGCATGACGAACTGGTGTTCGAGGTGCCCGATGCCGAGGTGGACTGGCTCAAGACCGAGATCCCGCGCCTGATGGCCGGTGTGGCCGAGCTCAAGGTGCCGCTGCTGGCCGAGGTGGGCGTGGGGCCTA
- a CDS encoding homoserine kinase, producing MAVFTDVSADQAQALLSQLNLGELRELRGIEGGIENTNYFAFTSEGEYVLTLFERLTFEQLPFYLHLMKHLAQRGIPVPDPAANRDGDILHTVCGKPAAVVNRLRGRSELAPTEAHCAAVGTMLARMHLAGRDFNRSQPNLRGLPWWNETAPVVLPHLDAPQAALLQAEVAFQNHVAASSAYAALPRGPVHADLFRDNVMFEAGELTGFFDFYFAGVDSWLFDMAVCLNDWCVDLASGAHAPARASAFLQAYAAVRPLARAERQLLPALLRAGALRFWISRLWDYHLPREASMLTPHDPTHFERVLRQRIAQPVQA from the coding sequence ATGGCTGTATTCACCGACGTGTCGGCCGACCAGGCCCAGGCCCTGCTGAGCCAGCTCAATCTGGGCGAACTGCGCGAGCTGCGCGGCATCGAAGGCGGCATCGAGAACACCAACTACTTCGCCTTCACCAGCGAGGGCGAGTATGTGCTCACGCTGTTCGAGCGCCTGACCTTTGAGCAGCTGCCGTTCTACCTGCACCTGATGAAGCACCTGGCGCAGCGCGGCATCCCCGTGCCCGACCCGGCCGCCAACCGCGACGGCGACATCCTGCACACCGTGTGCGGCAAGCCCGCGGCCGTGGTCAACCGGCTGCGCGGCAGGAGCGAACTGGCTCCCACCGAGGCCCATTGCGCGGCCGTGGGCACCATGCTCGCGCGCATGCACCTGGCGGGCCGTGACTTCAACCGCAGCCAGCCCAACCTGCGTGGCCTGCCCTGGTGGAACGAAACGGCGCCCGTGGTGCTGCCCCACCTGGACGCGCCGCAGGCCGCCTTGCTGCAGGCCGAGGTGGCCTTCCAGAACCATGTGGCGGCCAGCTCGGCCTATGCCGCGCTGCCGCGCGGGCCGGTGCATGCCGACCTGTTCCGCGACAACGTGATGTTCGAGGCCGGCGAGCTCACGGGTTTTTTTGATTTCTATTTCGCGGGCGTGGACAGCTGGCTGTTTGACATGGCCGTATGCCTGAACGACTGGTGCGTGGACCTGGCCAGCGGCGCCCACGCCCCGGCGCGCGCCAGTGCCTTCCTGCAGGCTTATGCGGCCGTGCGCCCGCTGGCCCGCGCCGAACGCCAGCTGCTGCCGGCCCTGCTGCGCGCGGGCGCCCTGCGCTTCTGGATTTCCCGCCTGTGGGACTACCACCTGCCGCGCGAAGCCTCGATGCTCACGCCGCACGACCCCACGCATTTTGAGCGCGTGCTGCGCCAGCGCATCGCCCAGCCGGTGCAGGCCTGA
- a CDS encoding iron dicitrate transport regulator FecR: MTQHILQGRTEEEVLWFQRRSFIQAAAAWTAMGGFATAQAQQRSNIVELRGDALINGDRLRPQQVIQTGDSLETGPGSNLVFVIGNASFLVRQNSRMTVERGPTLNAVSLLRMITGAVASVWGKGLSRQIVTPTITAGIRGTGVYTEVFPAQNYRSYFCNCYGTVDMGAGADRVVSQADYHQSFWGEAEPKNGHLLTPAKAINHTDEEMEFLARLVNQKTAWQIAGKKGVKDGMGYMDSGASHTHPAMNMPETR, encoded by the coding sequence ATGACACAGCACATCCTCCAAGGCCGCACCGAAGAAGAAGTCCTCTGGTTCCAGCGCCGCAGCTTCATTCAGGCCGCCGCCGCCTGGACCGCCATGGGCGGCTTTGCGACGGCCCAGGCCCAGCAGCGCAGCAACATCGTCGAGCTGCGTGGCGACGCGCTGATCAACGGCGACAGGCTGCGCCCGCAGCAGGTCATCCAGACCGGTGACTCGCTGGAAACCGGGCCGGGCTCCAACCTCGTGTTCGTGATCGGCAATGCCTCGTTCCTGGTGCGCCAGAATTCGCGCATGACCGTGGAGCGCGGCCCCACGCTCAATGCCGTGAGCCTGCTGCGCATGATCACCGGCGCGGTGGCCAGTGTCTGGGGCAAGGGCCTGAGCCGCCAGATCGTCACGCCCACCATCACCGCGGGCATCCGCGGCACCGGGGTGTACACCGAGGTGTTCCCGGCGCAGAACTACCGCAGCTACTTCTGCAACTGCTACGGCACGGTGGACATGGGCGCCGGAGCCGACCGCGTCGTGAGCCAGGCCGACTACCACCAGTCGTTCTGGGGCGAGGCCGAACCCAAGAACGGCCACCTGCTGACGCCGGCCAAGGCCATCAACCACACCGACGAGGAAATGGAATTCCTGGCCCGGCTGGTGAACCAGAAAACCGCCTGGCAGATCGCCGGCAAGAAGGGCGTGAAGGACGGCATGGGCTACATGGACAGTGGAGCCTCCCACACCCACCCGGCCATGAACATGCCCGAGACCCGCTGA
- a CDS encoding tetratricopeptide repeat protein, protein MKLKYLMVALAAAATFAQAADTPGSNPSMPAPPSVAERLAAARKAIEAKDWNRAMSELNTAERIEPRNADVHNLLGYSWRKRATPNLAKAFEHYNTALKLDPKHRGAHEYIGEAYLMDKKPAEAEKHLAQLETICGNKTCEEYEDLAKAIADYKAKNK, encoded by the coding sequence ATGAAGCTCAAGTACCTCATGGTGGCGCTGGCCGCCGCAGCCACCTTCGCACAGGCCGCCGACACCCCCGGCAGCAACCCCAGCATGCCCGCGCCGCCCTCGGTGGCCGAGCGCCTGGCCGCGGCCCGCAAGGCCATCGAGGCCAAGGACTGGAACCGCGCCATGTCCGAACTCAACACCGCCGAGCGGATCGAGCCGCGCAATGCCGACGTGCACAACCTGCTGGGCTACAGCTGGCGCAAGCGCGCCACGCCCAACCTGGCCAAGGCCTTCGAGCACTACAACACGGCGCTCAAGCTCGACCCCAAACACCGTGGCGCCCACGAATACATTGGCGAGGCCTACCTGATGGACAAGAAGCCCGCCGAGGCCGAAAAGCACCTGGCCCAGCTCGAAACCATCTGTGGCAACAAGACCTGCGAGGAGTACGAAGACCTCGCCAAGGCCATCGCCGACTACAAGGCCAAAAACAAGTAA
- a CDS encoding IclR family transcriptional regulator, which produces MPKMPAAAKEDRHFVTALARGLDVLSAFRSRDRMLGNQELARRCGLPKSTISRLTYTLVKHGYLEHTEDASGAPGYKLGSAVLALGSAMIARMDMRQLARPYMQELADCSGALVALGMRDRLRMIYVETCRGDAALTLSLTVGARLPLASSAIGRAYLAVCSEDQRAALMERIRAHDPLLWPQAQARIQSALAEYREKGCCTSFGEWQKDVSAIAVAFHPPGGGDVMAINCGGPGSGLSRDFLMGEVRDKLIAMAARLQGMGGGPL; this is translated from the coding sequence ATGCCGAAAATGCCCGCCGCCGCCAAGGAAGACCGCCACTTTGTCACCGCGCTCGCGCGTGGGCTGGATGTGCTCAGCGCTTTCCGCTCACGCGACCGCATGCTGGGCAACCAGGAGCTGGCGCGCCGCTGCGGCCTGCCCAAGTCCACCATCTCGCGGCTGACCTACACCCTGGTCAAGCACGGCTACCTCGAGCACACCGAGGACGCCAGCGGCGCCCCGGGCTACAAGCTGGGCAGCGCCGTGCTCGCGCTGGGCAGCGCGATGATCGCGCGCATGGACATGCGCCAGCTCGCGCGGCCCTACATGCAGGAGCTGGCCGACTGCAGCGGCGCCCTGGTGGCGCTGGGGATGCGTGACCGGCTGCGCATGATCTATGTGGAGACCTGCCGTGGCGACGCCGCCCTCACGCTCAGCCTCACGGTGGGCGCGCGCCTGCCGCTGGCCTCGTCGGCCATTGGCCGGGCCTACCTCGCGGTGTGCAGCGAGGACCAGCGCGCCGCGCTCATGGAGCGCATCCGCGCCCACGACCCGCTGCTGTGGCCGCAGGCCCAGGCGCGCATCCAGAGCGCCCTGGCCGAGTACCGCGAGAAGGGCTGCTGCACCTCGTTTGGCGAATGGCAGAAGGACGTGAGCGCGATTGCCGTGGCCTTCCACCCACCGGGCGGTGGCGACGTGATGGCCATCAACTGCGGGGGGCCGGGCTCGGGCCTGTCGCGCGACTTCCTGATGGGTGAAGTCCGTGACAAACTTATCGCCATGGCCGCGCGGCTGCAGGGCATGGGCGGCGGGCCGCTGTAG
- a CDS encoding DUF3297 family protein, whose amino-acid sequence MNDVTSRPPLPDHLSVDPRSPHHVAAVFEHDVGIRLNDKELTNVEEYCISEGWVKVPAGKTLDRKGNPLLIKLKGKVEAFYR is encoded by the coding sequence ATGAACGACGTCACTTCACGCCCTCCCCTGCCCGACCACCTGTCCGTCGACCCGCGCAGCCCGCACCATGTGGCCGCGGTGTTCGAGCACGACGTGGGCATCCGCCTCAATGACAAGGAACTCACCAACGTGGAGGAGTACTGCATCAGCGAAGGCTGGGTCAAGGTGCCGGCCGGCAAGACGCTGGACCGCAAGGGCAACCCGCTGCTGATCAAGCTCAAGGGCAAGGTCGAGGCGTTCTACCGCTGA
- a CDS encoding VOC family protein — protein MRLSKTTPILRIFDEARAREFYIGFLGFRVDWEHRFEPGLPLYLQVSRDGCVLHLSEHHGDGSPGAALRIETDDIDALQAQLLAKAYPYSRPSVQDMPWGTRDMSIADPFGNRLTFTSAISA, from the coding sequence ATGCGCTTGAGCAAGACCACGCCCATCCTGCGGATCTTTGACGAGGCCCGGGCGCGCGAGTTCTACATCGGCTTCCTGGGTTTTCGCGTGGACTGGGAACACCGCTTCGAGCCCGGCCTGCCGCTGTACCTGCAAGTCTCGCGCGACGGCTGCGTGCTGCATCTGTCCGAACACCACGGCGACGGCAGCCCGGGCGCCGCGCTGCGGATCGAGACCGACGACATCGACGCCCTGCAGGCCCAATTGCTGGCCAAGGCCTACCCCTATTCGCGCCCGTCGGTTCAGGACATGCCTTGGGGCACGCGGGACATGTCGATCGCCGACCCGTTCGGCAACCGCCTGACCTTCACCAGCGCGATCAGCGCCTGA
- a CDS encoding UvrD-helicase domain-containing protein encodes MFSEVAAQSPLLQNLNPEQRAAVTLPAEHALILAGAGSGKTRVLTTRIAWLLQTGQISPGGVMAVTFTNKAAKEMMTRLGAMLPVNVRGMWIGTFHGLCNRFLRAHYKLANLPQGFQILDTQDQLSAIKRLMKQHGVDDERFPAKQTQWFISGCKEDGLRPNMVEVRDEEGRKKVEIYQLYEEQCQREGVVDFGELMLRSYELLRDNDPIREHYQRRFRHILIDEFQDTNKLQYAWIKMLSTPASVDAATQGGAVLAVGDDDQSIYAFRGARVGNMADFVREFGVQHQIKLEQNYRSYSNILDSANQLISHNKTRLGKNLRTDQGPGEPVRVYEATSDFAEAQWMVEEMRHLVRDNGTEPGFSRKEIAVLYRSNAQSRVIETALFNAAVPYRVYGGLRFFERAEIKHALAYLRLLENPNDDTSFLRVVNFPPRGIGARSIEQLQDGARSAGCSLHDAVSTLPGKAGANLGAFVAKVDVLREQTQAMTLRDIIELVLDHSGLIEHYKAEREGADRVENLGELVNAAESFVMQEGFGRDAVALPVDELGGAAPLSQSPVSQGLDPNLPAVRREPVEGPAGSSTGSGRTDFVEPETGETLSPLAAFLTHAALEAGDNQAKAGQDAIQLMTVHSAKGLEFDCVFITGMEEGLFPHENSMNDYEGLEEERRLMYVAITRARKRLYLSHSQTRMLHGQTRYNIKSRFFDELPEAALRWITPRNQGFGSGFGFAPQSGGGYGGQPRSGGAWGRPAESFASPPVPPQKAAPAHGLRSGMQVFHTKFGEGTVLTLEGTGDDARAQIKFSRHGVKWLALSVAKLTPVT; translated from the coding sequence ATGTTCTCAGAAGTCGCCGCGCAGTCCCCACTCTTACAAAATCTCAACCCCGAGCAGCGCGCGGCGGTGACTTTGCCCGCCGAGCACGCGCTCATCCTTGCGGGCGCGGGCTCGGGCAAGACGCGGGTGCTGACCACCCGCATCGCCTGGCTGCTGCAGACCGGCCAGATCTCGCCCGGCGGGGTCATGGCCGTGACCTTTACCAACAAGGCCGCCAAGGAGATGATGACCCGGCTGGGCGCGATGCTGCCCGTGAACGTGCGCGGCATGTGGATCGGCACCTTCCACGGCCTGTGCAACCGCTTCCTGCGCGCCCACTACAAGCTGGCCAACCTGCCCCAGGGCTTCCAGATCCTGGACACCCAGGACCAGCTGAGCGCCATCAAGCGGCTGATGAAGCAGCATGGCGTGGACGACGAGCGCTTTCCGGCCAAGCAGACGCAGTGGTTCATCAGCGGCTGCAAGGAAGACGGCCTGCGGCCCAACATGGTCGAGGTGCGCGACGAGGAAGGCCGCAAGAAGGTCGAGATCTACCAGCTCTATGAAGAGCAGTGCCAGCGCGAGGGCGTGGTGGACTTTGGCGAGCTCATGCTGCGCAGCTACGAACTGCTGCGCGACAACGACCCGATCCGCGAGCACTACCAGCGGCGCTTTCGCCACATCCTGATCGACGAGTTCCAGGACACCAACAAGCTGCAGTACGCGTGGATCAAGATGCTCAGCACCCCGGCCAGCGTGGACGCCGCGACCCAGGGTGGGGCGGTGCTGGCCGTGGGCGACGACGACCAGAGCATCTACGCCTTTCGCGGCGCGCGCGTGGGCAACATGGCCGACTTCGTGCGCGAGTTTGGCGTGCAGCACCAGATCAAGCTCGAGCAGAACTACCGCAGCTACAGCAACATTCTGGATTCGGCCAACCAGCTCATCAGCCACAACAAGACGCGGCTGGGCAAGAACCTGCGCACTGACCAGGGCCCCGGCGAGCCGGTGCGCGTGTATGAAGCCACCAGTGACTTTGCCGAGGCGCAGTGGATGGTCGAGGAAATGCGCCACCTGGTGCGCGACAACGGCACCGAGCCCGGCTTCTCGCGCAAGGAGATCGCCGTGCTCTACCGCAGCAATGCGCAAAGCCGGGTGATCGAGACCGCGCTGTTCAACGCGGCCGTGCCGTACCGCGTGTATGGCGGCCTGCGTTTTTTCGAGCGCGCCGAAATCAAGCACGCGCTGGCCTACCTGCGCCTGCTGGAGAACCCCAACGACGACACCAGCTTCTTGCGGGTGGTGAATTTCCCGCCACGCGGCATTGGCGCGCGCAGCATCGAGCAGCTGCAGGATGGCGCGCGCAGCGCGGGCTGCTCGCTGCATGACGCGGTGAGCACGCTGCCGGGCAAGGCCGGCGCCAACCTGGGCGCCTTTGTGGCCAAGGTTGACGTGCTGCGCGAGCAGACCCAGGCCATGACCCTGCGCGACATCATCGAGCTGGTGCTGGACCACAGCGGCCTGATCGAGCACTACAAGGCCGAGCGCGAGGGCGCCGACCGCGTCGAGAACCTGGGTGAACTGGTCAACGCCGCCGAGAGCTTTGTGATGCAGGAGGGCTTTGGCCGCGATGCCGTGGCCCTGCCCGTGGACGAACTGGGCGGCGCGGCGCCACTGAGCCAGTCGCCAGTGAGCCAGGGGCTGGACCCGAACCTGCCTGCCGTTCGCCGGGAGCCCGTCGAAGGGCCCGCCGGGTCTTCGACAGGCTCAGGCCGAACGGATTTTGTGGAGCCCGAGACCGGCGAAACCCTGAGCCCTCTGGCCGCCTTCCTCACGCACGCGGCGCTGGAGGCCGGCGACAACCAGGCCAAGGCGGGCCAGGACGCGATCCAGCTCATGACCGTGCATTCGGCCAAGGGGCTGGAGTTTGACTGCGTGTTCATCACCGGCATGGAGGAGGGGCTGTTCCCGCACGAAAACTCCATGAACGACTACGAGGGCCTGGAGGAAGAACGCCGGCTCATGTACGTGGCCATCACGCGGGCGCGCAAGCGCCTGTACCTGAGCCATTCGCAGACGCGCATGCTGCATGGCCAGACCCGCTACAACATCAAGAGCCGTTTCTTTGACGAACTGCCCGAGGCCGCGCTCAGATGGATCACGCCCAGGAACCAGGGCTTTGGCTCGGGCTTCGGCTTTGCGCCCCAGTCAGGCGGGGGTTATGGCGGCCAGCCGCGCAGTGGCGGCGCCTGGGGCCGGCCGGCGGAGTCGTTCGCCAGCCCGCCGGTGCCGCCGCAGAAGGCCGCGCCCGCCCATGGGCTGCGTTCGGGGATGCAGGTGTTCCACACCAAGTTCGGTGAGGGCACGGTGCTCACGCTGGAAGGCACGGGCGACGACGCGCGCGCGCAGATCAAGTTTTCGCGCCACGGCGTGAAGTGGCTCGCGCTCAGCGTGGCCAAGCTCACGCCCGTGACCTGA
- a CDS encoding GMP reductase: protein MEIFDYDNVLLLPRKCRVDSRSECDASVTLGGRQFRLPVVPSNMKTVVDEPICTWLAQNGYFYVMHRFDLDNVQFVKAMHARGCYASISLGVKKPDYDTVDQLVAAGITPEYITIDIAHGHADSVKNMIACLKDKLPGSFVIAGNVATPEAVIDLENWGADATKVGVGPGKVCITKLKTGFGTGGWQLSALKWCARVATKPIIADGGIRSHGDIAKSIRFGASMVMIGSLFAGHEESPGQTVELDGARYKEYYGSASDFNKGEYRHVEGKRILEPIKGKLAETLTEMEQDVQSSISYAGGTRLMDIRKVNYVILGGDNAGEHLLM from the coding sequence ATGGAAATTTTCGACTACGACAACGTATTGCTGCTGCCGCGCAAGTGCCGCGTGGACAGCCGCTCCGAGTGCGACGCCAGCGTGACGCTGGGCGGCCGCCAGTTCCGCCTGCCGGTGGTGCCGTCCAACATGAAGACGGTGGTGGACGAGCCGATCTGCACCTGGCTGGCGCAGAACGGCTACTTCTACGTGATGCACCGCTTTGACCTGGACAACGTCCAGTTCGTCAAGGCCATGCACGCGCGGGGTTGCTACGCCTCGATCTCGCTGGGCGTGAAAAAGCCCGACTACGACACGGTGGACCAGCTCGTGGCGGCCGGCATCACGCCCGAGTACATCACCATCGACATCGCACACGGCCACGCCGACAGCGTGAAGAACATGATTGCCTGCCTCAAGGACAAGCTGCCCGGCAGCTTCGTGATCGCGGGCAACGTGGCCACGCCCGAGGCCGTGATCGACCTGGAGAACTGGGGCGCCGACGCCACCAAGGTCGGCGTGGGCCCGGGCAAGGTCTGCATCACCAAGCTCAAGACCGGCTTTGGCACCGGCGGCTGGCAGCTGAGCGCGCTCAAGTGGTGCGCCCGCGTGGCCACCAAACCCATCATTGCCGACGGCGGCATCCGCAGCCACGGCGACATTGCCAAGAGCATCCGCTTTGGCGCGAGCATGGTGATGATCGGCTCGCTGTTCGCGGGCCATGAAGAGTCCCCGGGCCAGACGGTGGAGCTGGACGGCGCGCGCTACAAGGAGTACTACGGCAGCGCCAGCGACTTCAACAAGGGCGAGTACCGGCACGTGGAGGGCAAGCGCATCCTGGAGCCCATCAAGGGCAAGCTGGCCGAGACCCTGACCGAGATGGAGCAGGACGTGCAAAGCTCGATCAGCTACGCGGGCGGCACCCGGCTGATGGACATCCGCAAGGTCAACTACGTGATTCTGGGCGGTGACAACGCGGGCGAGCACCTGCTGATGTGA
- a CDS encoding alpha/beta hydrolase — translation MARYDPAWLDRMYNNRALVPDHAQYFSRWAAESAAVRQQGPCTLDLPYGDGPGETLDVFPAGRSDNQPAASAGAPVLVFIHGGYWRSLDKSDHSFVAPAFTRQGACVVIPNYALCPAVTIPDIALQMVRALAWTHRHIARFGGDASRITVAGHSAGGHLAAMLMACRWRSHARDLPAHLVARGLSISGLFELEPLRFTPFLQDSLRLTADDARRASPARMPAPRNGRLFTVAGADESAEFLRHNQLIRQAWGEHAVPVCEALPGLNHFSVLEALVDPAHRLHRLACDLLFI, via the coding sequence ATGGCCCGTTACGACCCCGCATGGCTTGACCGCATGTACAACAACCGCGCGCTGGTGCCCGACCACGCGCAGTATTTCAGCCGCTGGGCCGCCGAATCGGCCGCCGTGCGCCAGCAGGGGCCGTGCACGCTGGACCTGCCCTACGGCGACGGGCCGGGCGAGACGCTGGACGTCTTTCCCGCGGGCCGCTCCGACAACCAGCCCGCGGCCTCCGCCGGCGCGCCGGTGCTGGTGTTCATCCACGGCGGCTACTGGCGCTCGCTCGACAAATCCGACCATTCCTTCGTGGCCCCTGCCTTCACACGGCAGGGGGCCTGCGTGGTCATTCCCAATTACGCGCTGTGCCCGGCCGTGACCATTCCCGACATTGCGCTGCAGATGGTGCGGGCGCTGGCCTGGACCCACCGCCACATTGCGCGTTTTGGCGGCGACGCCAGCCGCATCACCGTGGCCGGGCATTCGGCCGGCGGCCACCTGGCCGCCATGCTCATGGCCTGCCGCTGGCGCAGCCATGCGCGTGACCTGCCGGCCCACCTGGTGGCCCGGGGCCTGTCGATCTCGGGCCTGTTTGAGCTGGAGCCGCTGCGCTTCACGCCATTCCTGCAGGACTCGTTGCGCCTGACGGCCGACGACGCGCGCCGCGCCAGCCCGGCCAGGATGCCGGCGCCGCGCAACGGCCGGCTCTTCACCGTGGCCGGGGCTGACGAAAGCGCCGAGTTCCTGCGCCACAACCAGCTGATCCGCCAGGCCTGGGGCGAGCACGCCGTGCCGGTGTGCGAGGCGCTGCCGGGCCTGAACCACTTCAGCGTGCTCGAGGCGCTGGTCGATCCGGCCCACCGGTTGCACCGGCTGGCCTGCGATTTGCTATTTATTTGA